The genomic DNA CTAATCTTATAACCTTGTACAATAAAGTAAGCTTTTCATTACTGCATTCAAGTATTGTATTCCTTTGCATGGTTGTGGATTCTGATCTTCTTGCAGATTTCAGCTGCTGAATTTACATTCCCAACCTGGTTTTCTTTGGAAGCCAAGATCTTATTGACAAGAATCCTAGATCCAAATCCAATGACAGTAAGTCATCTTTCTCAACCCTGAACTTTAGGTTATAGTGGTTCTTGAGTAAACTAAGCATCCAAAGTATAGGAAACTATGAAGGATTGCTTATCGTCGAACCTCTTTTGAACTAACAAATTTGTAATACTTTTATATGTTTCTTTACACAGAACAGATTTTGTCGACTTTTTAGTTAGCTTAGCTGACAACTATTTTTCAATTTACTAGATTGACAACATTATACGTGACTTGAATGACAGCGTATAACAGTTTCTGAGATATTGAAGAATGAATGGTTCAAGAAAGGCTATAAACCCCCTGTGTTTGAGGAGACATATGAAGCAAATTTGGATGATGTGCACGCTGTTTTCATGGATtctgaagtaaaaaaaaatcgcCAACAGTTCTAGCATAATGTTCATTCTTTCTCAGTCAAAGTCAGATATGACATTTATGTTTTTACAAAATATGGTTGGGTCTTTATTACAGGAACACCatgtaaaagaaaaagaagagaaaccaacaatgatgaatgcctttgAACTGATCTCCATGTCGAAGGGGCTAGATCTTGGCAATTTGTTCGATGCAGAACAGGTTTTGATATGGAATTTGTTTCGTTGGTGTTGCATAACTTTCATTCAACTTATGACTGTCCTGTTTTTGGTGTATTTGAAAGCTTAATAAGGCTTATGCTGTTTGATCCAATTTACACTGTATCAAGTTGCCCACATTTACTTGCACTAGACATTTTTATCTCAATTGTAGCTTTGCGTTATTACAGGAATTCAAAAGGGTAACGAGGTTCACATCGACATGCCCAGCCAATGACATTGTCAGTAAGATTGAGGAAGCCGCAAGGCCACTTGGATTTGATGTTCAGAAAAAGAATTACAAGGTCTTATAGTTAGAAATTTGAAATGGCATACTTGTAATCTTCTACATGAACCTTTTAGAACCAGTGTTCATCACTGAAGAAAATGACCTTGAAATATGACCATTCTTTTTATTGTTCAGATGAAGCTGGAAAATGCAAAAGCCGGGAGGAAAGGAAATCTCAAAGTTGCTACTGAGGTACAATTGTCACATGAATATAATTTCTTTTCCCCTCTTTTCCTGAAGAACATTCAAATTCTTTTTGTTAACTGTGTTCCATGGAAATTTAGGTATTTCAAGTGGCTCCATCACTCCATATGGTAGAGGTACGAAAAGCTAAAGGCGACACTCTGGAATTCCACAAGGTATTAAATGAAACCCAAACTACTCATTTGGTTAGCCAAAAAATTATTTTGCCCATATAATTACTCTAATAATATGAATTTTTCACTGCAGTTCTATAAGAATCTGTCTAACAGCCtcaaggaggtagtttggatatCTGAGGAGGCAGCACAACAGCAAGAGCAAGATGCTTGAAGCCTCAATAACTCCATATAATACAGATGAATCTCATTCTAGAGTGCTTGTTATATGAATTTTCTCTATTTTGCTTCTATGTTTGCCCATTTTATTTGACATCGGAGTGAGTTGTGATTCCtttattctgtttttttttttttgataaaatcctTTATTCTGTTAAGCCACTGATAATTGTTTGTTTTCTGTTCCAATTTTATCAGATGTCCATGAATCTATAAGGTATTTGCTAAATTGGAACTGTTTTTCTCGTTTGAATCCTGTAATCCTGGTCACAATAaaggaagaggaaaaaaaaaatatgcaacCTTCTCATTATAGATTTTAATTAATAGTTTAGAATCAGATTTTATGCAGtttatcataaaatttatatcgtttatgacaaaatatttttttattaatgataaatcaaTTGCTCATTATGCATTATTAAAATTcccaaaaatattaatttttagttaaattatatgtaatgaatattaaataatttgattCGGTAAAATAAATATTAGAGTAATTGTGCCTAGAGTATAAATAAAGGACACATCACTATAAGAAAATTGTTGCAACGGAATTAAATTTCGTTCACTAATATTCTGTTattaattaaagattaaattttaataattttaattctatCATTAATTAATAACTGATAAAATTTCGATTGCTAATTTGGCAATGAAAATAAATTGAATTCGATCTTTAAATTAGTAGCAAAATTTATAGAGATCCTCTAGTCCGTAAATATTGGACCATCAAATTTATAAGGATCCTCTAGTTCGTAAATATTAGATCATCTCTTGGTCTAACATTTGTATTGGTAGGAGGTAATGACTCTCAATTGTTGAGATCAGATCTTTTGTCTCAAGATTTCCATATCCTCATGTCCCCTTGTCGATCGAATGAACTAAATTATATCTAAAGAATACAGTACATATCACGAAGATGTCATGACCATCTGATCGACAAGGAGACATGAAGACACGGGAATCTTAGAACAGAGGGTCTGATTTTCCACATGTTTAACATGTGAGGGTCATTATCTCCCACCAATCTATCTTTCTTGGTCTAAGAGCAGACTAAGAAAGATGGTCCAGAGGATCTCATTCTTAATTTTGATAGCTAATTTGCCTTGTAGTTCACGAGATTAGATCTCTATCCCAAGATTCCTATATCTCTTTGTCAATCAGACAATCATGATATTCTCGTAATACACATTATATCTTTGAAATATGATCTAATCCATCCTAGGACAGAAAATCTGATGTCATAGTTACTCTGGTAAGCAAAATAGTTCTTGTCATTATTCCTTCTTGATATTTTGCTCTAATTATTCTCCCTCTTCCACGTAAGTTTGACTCATTAATGGTCCAAGAAAATATATGTTACAATTTATATGATTGTTAAAATTtccatttatatttataaaacgaaaactttattttaaatatgATTAGTAATTACTGAACTTGTTTACTATTTCCATATATTTAAATATTGACAAAAACACCCACTATGTTTTGGGTAtcattaattaaatttcctttgcgatataattttaaatataattcacACATTTATAAGTAATCTGTTGTAGAACTAAAACTACATAGGAAAATAAATTGCATCCGTGCACTTTTCTATCTATTTCATATTTTAGGAGTTGTTGATCCCataggtcatccgagttggtatatGATAGGATATTTATCATATAAGATCACGGGATCAAAACTCAGGGTAGTTAGGGCGTAAATCTCTGGTCCCTCTGCAACTCAcccacctgccacatgctcgctcaggatgctgTGATTTTCCTCCCTCGTGATGGTCTTGGGTCGGGTGCGACGAGAGCGCTGGAGGCGAGCAATTTCACCTTTTTGCCACATATTTTAGGAGTTGTTGCaccagattatatatatatatatatctatatatatatatatatatatatatatatatatattttgatgcgGTGGTAAAAAGGGTATACCAAAGATGAGTCAAAGGTAGGAAATGTGGTTGACATAGAGATCAAAATCAATATGGTCAAAGGAAGAAAATTAACGGGCCACCGAAGTTGGCCGAGCCGGTGGCAATGGATCGAGCGGCTTGGAGGCCCATCCGAGCGAATCACTTATCCGAGCATAACAAAGGACATTAGATGCTCACAACAAACCAAATGAATGCTAGCCCAACCGTACCGCCTGTTCGGCCAGGCAATGGATGACCTATTGAGTCGCATGACTGTGGAGGCTAACCCGGTCGGACCGCCTGTCAGGCCGAGCAATGGACGACCTACTGAACAGAGCGACCGTGGAGGAGAACATATTTGAGCGACTAGGGGGAGTCCTGGCCGAGCCGCTCCCCCGCTCGGCTAAACAATGTGACCCCTCACTCAGTTCATCGTATCCTTTTGGGAATTAGTGTCGCTGACAACAGGGCATGGGCTATCGGCAAAGTGTACGACGGAAGATTCTACTGTTATAACAGGGATTTGTACGCCCTGTTAAGATATGACATCAGAGGTACTTTTTTGATATATCTTTTCATAAGACAGTTGGAAAAACGTGTACGTGCCTGAAGAAACGTGTGCGTCCCATACCGGAGCATTATATAAAGGGGGAGTCCATGCACCGACGAAGATATGTGATATACGTTATTTGCAGTAGAGCTTTGGTTGTTGCTACAATTTCTTGCCATCTTTCCTATTATTCTGAttactgacttaagcgtcggagggctaacGCCAGGACCCATTCTCTAGTCCGACACTGACATTCTTTGTATTGCAAGCATAGCACAGCGAAATCTTCACCGAGTCAACTTGCGTGAATATGTTGCAGCTTTGCTACAGTAAGCTCATCAGTTAGAGTAATCATCCTGCAACAAGAAGAGATAAATTAACTGGTTCAAGGCACCCCAGGAGTACAACATTACTATCGAAtagtagataattttttttaataatgactAACATATACAACATTACTATCGAATAgtagataaatttttttaataatgacTAACATATACCAACTTAGTattcaaaacatgtataaatttATGAATATGAAATCGACATTTCCAGTAACATGTGCCTCTTTAAATAAGGTCTgaattgaaaacctaaatgatAGGCATAGTGGTTAGATTTGGTAGACAATTCAATAATGCAATATATAACAAGTCCATGTTATCTGAAGGGACATGCATAATAAATTATCTTTCCACTATGTCTCGTGTGTTTGTTAAATGGATAATTTGATCATTTAATCGTGAAAATGCTAACAATAATAAGTATTTACTGGTCATTTCCACTTATTTCCACTTGAGCTAAAAGTACAAATATTTGTTAATGATACAAAGTCTACAACTATTAACAATGCAAGTGAGAAATACATTTGTTATGCTTCTTGATAAATATCATTAAATTACAATGCTTCTTCTCAGAAATGCTTCTTCAAAGTCTTGGATGATTGATTTTTGATCGGTTGACAGCAGTAAAATAATGTCTCGACAGACGTTCAACACAAGGAGCTAACAACTAACAACATTCATCCTCATCTAagaaaattaagaattaaatctaCATACTCTTATAACATCAAATTGAAAGCATATGCATCTCACCGATTCAAACTTAAAAGCTTGCTATTTTCTTACACCAGCATCACACACAGATTTATGCAAGTGCTAAATCAATAAAAATATTGGAAATTATCAACAGAATGAAGGATGAAGGTCATTCTACTTGCTAAATATCAAAATCAAGAAAGCATTAAGAATTCGAAACCGTCTAATTTATACCACAATGAGAGTCATTCACATTGAAAAGAAGACTCTTCTACTAGTTTACATGAGTCTAGCAAAATACAATATAGTTACATGATTAGAGAGGCTATCCCAAGAGAAGTAGCTCCATATACAGTTAACACTTTGTAAAACAATTTTAACAGCAGCCCTAACAATAGTTGAGATTACAAGGTTGTAAATAAAATCTCACgttgaaaacatatgg from Zingiber officinale cultivar Zhangliang chromosome 4A, Zo_v1.1, whole genome shotgun sequence includes the following:
- the LOC121969553 gene encoding CBL-interacting protein kinase 32-like isoform X3, encoding MKLIKHPNVVRIYEVMGSKTKIFIVLEFVTGGELLDKIINHGRMRESEARKYFQQLINAVDYCHSRGVYHRDLKVHHILLEPENLLLDAYGNLKISDFGLSALSQQVRGDGLLHTACGTPNYVAPEVLNDRGYDGATADLWSCGVILFVLLAGYLPFEDSNLITLYNKISAAEFTFPTWFSLEAKILLTRILDPNPMTRITVSEILKNEWFKKGYKPPVFEETYEANLDDVHAVFMDSEEHHVKEKEEKPTMMNAFELISMSKGLDLGNLFDAEQEFKRVTRFTSTCPANDIVSKIEEAARPLGFDVQKKNYKMKLENAKAGRKGNLKVATEVFQVAPSLHMVEVRKAKGDTLEFHKFYKNLSNSLKEVVWISEEAAQQQEQDA
- the LOC121969553 gene encoding CBL-interacting protein kinase 32-like isoform X2, translated to MESGTSKSKVKRHVGKYELGRTIGEGTFAKVRFAKNIETGEPVAIKILDKEKVLKHKLVEQIQREISTMKLIKHPNVVRIYEVMGSKTKIFIVLEFVTGGELLDKIINHGRMRESEARKYFQQLINAVDYCHSRGVYHRDLKPENLLLDAYGNLKISDFGLSALSQQVRGDGLLHTACGTPNYVAPEVLNDRGYDGATADLWSCGVILFVLLAGYLPFEDSNLITLYNKISAAEFTFPTWFSLEAKILLTRILDPNPMTRITVSEILKNEWFKKGYKPPVFEETYEANLDDVHAVFMDSEEHHVKEKEEKPTMMNAFELISMSKGLDLGNLFDAEQEFKRVTRFTSTCPANDIVSKIEEAARPLGFDVQKKNYKMKLENAKAGRKGNLKVATEVFQVAPSLHMVEVRKAKGDTLEFHKFYKNLSNSLKEVVWISEEAAQQQEQDA